The Oharaeibacter diazotrophicus genomic interval TAGCCGCCCTCGGGCCCGGCGACGGCGCCCCAGGTGGCGTAGAGCCAGTCCGTGTCGGGCACGGCGGCGCCGGCATGGTGGACGGCGTCGTCCCAATAGGCGTTGTCGGCGGCGAGATAGGCGAGCTTGTCCTCGGTGGCGGCGATGGCAGCGCCGACGGTCTCGAAAGTGCGGCGGGCGTCGATGGCGTCGGCCTGCACCGAGACGGCACCGAGCAGCTGCTCGAGGAAGGCGAGGATGCAGAGGAAGAACACGACACCGCCGACCAGAACGGTGCCGAACGCCGCCTTCGAGCCGGCCAGTCTAGCCATCGCCCATCCCACCCGTCGCGGTCCCCGGCCGGCCGCGGAACCTCCGCACCGAGAATAGGCGAGGAGCGCCAAGAACAGGTTAACGTTCGACAGGATCAGGCGTGACTCGATATTTGTCGCGAGCACGGGCACACCCGCCCCGTCCGGGCGCGCGGCGCGGCCGTTCGCGGCACGGGGCGCGGTCTCCGCCGGGTTCGCAATCGATCATCTGAAAATTCAAATCGTCGAATACACGATTCCTTATTGGTGAATCGGATTTTTACATTTCGATTTTAAGGTTTTCCCAACGTACATCCACTATCGTCCCGGCCATAACGAAAGAGACCCGGCCGTCGGGTCCGATCCCGAGCAGACGGAGTGCGTTGATGACCGTGACCGTGAGAGACCTGATCGCCAAGCACGGCGGACTGTCCGTGTCCGTCGCGAACCTGGCGGACGACGCCGACCTCTATGCCGCCGGCCTGTCGTCCTTCGCGTCCGTGCAGCTGATGCTGGCGATCGAGGAGACCTTCGACATCGAGTTCCCCGACCGCATGCTCAACCGCCGTTCGTTCCAGTCGATCGCGGCGATCTCCGCCTGCGTCGACGAGCTCACCTCCGATCGGAAGGCCGCCTGAGATGAACGCCGTCGGATACTTCACCAAGAACCGGCTGGCCGAGCGCGCCAAGCGCGTCGCCGCCGTCGCGGCCACCTTCGCCGACGCGGTCGACGCCGAGAACCGCTTCCCGAAGGAAGCGGTCGAGGCGATGAAGCTCGAGCGGCTGATGGGCGTCATGGTCCCGGTCGAACTCGGCGGCGAGGGCGCCTCCACGGCCGAGATCGCCGACGCCTGCTCGATCCTCGGCCAGTCCTGCGGTGCGTCGGCGATGATCTTCGCCATGCACCAGATCAAGATGTCGAGCCTCGTCGAGCACG includes:
- a CDS encoding acyl carrier protein, coding for MTVTVRDLIAKHGGLSVSVANLADDADLYAAGLSSFASVQLMLAIEETFDIEFPDRMLNRRSFQSIAAISACVDELTSDRKAA